A section of the Leptotrichia buccalis C-1013-b genome encodes:
- a CDS encoding MarR family winged helix-turn-helix transcriptional regulator codes for MNSKGTIEIQKCIYFTISKMFRMVNKIAEESFENLGIYPTHAFLMIILKEEKNGLTVNQISEALAIAPSTVTRFVDKLVSKGYVEREKSGKNSFTKITEEGLKVIPELNKAWKRIGDKIEELVGNDEYLRKTGEDFREFTNLLAKDKTYENMIEEFDFWVI; via the coding sequence ATGAATAGCAAAGGAACGATAGAAATTCAAAAGTGTATTTATTTTACGATTTCAAAAATGTTTAGAATGGTTAACAAAATAGCAGAAGAATCATTTGAAAATCTGGGTATTTATCCAACTCATGCTTTTTTAATGATTATATTAAAAGAAGAAAAGAATGGTCTCACAGTAAATCAAATATCAGAAGCTTTAGCAATAGCTCCATCAACAGTTACAAGGTTTGTAGATAAATTAGTTTCAAAAGGATATGTAGAAAGAGAAAAATCAGGAAAGAATTCTTTTACTAAGATAACAGAAGAAGGGCTAAAAGTCATACCTGAGCTTAATAAGGCATGGAAAAGAATAGGAGATAAAATTGAAGAACTGGTTGGAAATGATGAATATCTAAGAAAAACTGGCGAAGATTTTAGGGAATTTACAAATTTACTGGCAAAAGACAAAACATATGAAAATATGATTGAAGAATTTGATTTCTGGGTTATTTAA
- a CDS encoding DUF441 domain-containing protein: MESFIFLGLILLVGAITQNKSIVYATIFVLILKVLFNITENYKLKGIDIQNFMIQFRKEGINWGVLVITVAILIPIATGEIGFSHLLNAFKSPIGWVAIISGISVSILSSKGVGLLSGQPEITVALVIGTIMGVVFFKGIAAGPVIASGITFCILRVIELFFKK, encoded by the coding sequence TTGGAAAGTTTTATTTTTTTAGGGCTAATTTTATTAGTTGGTGCAATTACACAGAATAAATCTATAGTTTATGCAACAATTTTTGTGTTAATTTTAAAAGTTTTATTTAATATCACAGAAAATTATAAATTAAAAGGAATTGATATTCAAAATTTTATGATTCAATTTAGAAAAGAAGGTATAAATTGGGGTGTTTTAGTAATCACAGTTGCTATTTTAATTCCTATTGCTACAGGAGAAATTGGTTTTTCTCATTTATTAAATGCCTTTAAATCTCCGATTGGATGGGTTGCGATTATAAGTGGAATTTCTGTTTCCATCCTTTCTTCAAAAGGAGTAGGATTACTCTCGGGGCAGCCTGAAATTACAGTCGCTCTAGTAATTGGAACAATAATGGGAGTTGTGTTTTTCAAAGGAATTGCGGCAGGGCCTGTTATTGCTAGCGGAATTACTTTTTGTATTTTGAGAGTTATTGAATTATTTTTCAAAAAATAA
- a CDS encoding AI-2E family transporter, translating to MKFYDEKNFLKLRNLLIIAVLVLLAILLFFKVYDYFAKPIRLVISTIFPFILSFVIVYCLMPFIDMISEKKEVAGFETDNKHKGKKKIKLNRTFAILLVLSVFFIIFLYIILTIVPIITKQVSSLIDFLLKNQDKLQNNFFGFLESNNIDLRSSLMSSKDIIISNAIKVLGSSFSLISSTFSLLFMTPIFTIMLIFSYDNIENGVKRFFRNIGREDLIILIKNMDETIGKYILVTALDSMIVGIISFIIFYFLKMDYSMLFSVIVGFGNVIPFIGPFIGLIPAILYAFTKSFKLVILIVVLITIVQTIEANIVKPWLTGKSVEMHPITTLLVVLIGGALFGISGAFIAIPVYIIIKLTWVFCWEKYIVKNK from the coding sequence ATGAAATTTTATGATGAAAAAAATTTTCTGAAGTTAAGAAATCTTTTAATTATAGCAGTATTGGTACTTCTGGCGATATTGCTGTTTTTCAAAGTTTATGATTATTTTGCAAAACCGATAAGACTGGTAATAAGTACGATTTTCCCGTTTATCTTGTCATTTGTAATAGTATATTGTCTTATGCCATTTATAGACATGATAAGTGAAAAAAAGGAAGTTGCTGGCTTTGAAACAGATAATAAACATAAAGGAAAGAAAAAAATAAAATTAAATAGGACATTTGCGATTTTACTGGTTTTATCAGTATTTTTCATAATTTTCCTATATATAATCTTAACAATTGTACCAATTATTACAAAACAAGTTTCCAGTCTTATAGATTTCCTTTTAAAAAATCAGGATAAACTGCAAAATAACTTTTTTGGATTTTTAGAAAGTAACAATATTGATTTACGAAGTTCTCTTATGAGTTCTAAAGATATAATTATATCAAATGCCATAAAAGTTTTAGGTTCAAGTTTTTCCTTAATAAGCAGTACATTCAGTCTGTTATTTATGACACCTATTTTTACAATAATGTTAATTTTCAGTTATGATAATATTGAAAATGGAGTCAAACGTTTTTTTAGAAATATTGGAAGAGAAGATTTGATTATTTTAATAAAAAATATGGATGAAACTATTGGAAAATATATTCTAGTAACTGCGTTAGACAGTATGATTGTAGGAATTATATCATTTATAATTTTTTATTTTCTGAAAATGGACTACAGTATGCTTTTTTCAGTAATAGTAGGATTTGGAAATGTAATTCCGTTTATAGGACCATTTATTGGATTGATTCCAGCAATACTGTATGCTTTTACAAAATCATTCAAGCTGGTAATTTTGATAGTGGTCTTAATTACAATTGTTCAGACAATAGAAGCGAACATTGTAAAACCATGGCTTACAGGAAAATCAGTGGAAATGCATCCAATTACAACACTTCTGGTAGTTTTGATTGGAGGGGCATTATTTGGAATCAGCGGTGCATTTATTGCGATTCCTGTGTATATTATTATTAAATTAACATGGGTATTCTGTTGGGAAAAATATATAGTAAAAAATAAATAA
- a CDS encoding DUF4132 domain-containing protein, whose protein sequence is MVIDYSIPDKLKNSYRMKLSKEKEKLNSESRKFIENALKGTVKTGEYEYEIFALVEIKKKIKNVKNVRLEDIFPKEIYPALDVMIGKYFRELFIEVCEKTVQTPYTKGYYRKMILSSNYRDHLRDMWDILTRFVEFHILELDIMKILKKEYDTKQYGNIDAESYLLAEINRSNKEVIEFLKEMILSDNNTFVLDYTTFRAIFSSNNRELVELVGKLLLAAKLQEGLRQAICETMDGGTAENFDYMFKIVYDNDLLRFSSVKRALATWTGIGEMYADRVSKKEIEIINKLVENPKYADELLKSEDNVEVLLGLWQKGREDVSMAVKAIEKLINTGKRHTVLLASYYLDIIQNPKLSQKIAKKVIQKNPDDLEIYACYSGNLVGNVNTYQIFQRINNGKVKLTDFFENEDEAKEFFGIFENLVKQMTKVRKDFSPCIFPWYSVTLYKVAIADKMAIISLFLKGEYIDKILDYAKFLNYYTKEDILQLVAQKFENENHAKFVIDSLKDGAVTNKAFEIAKKHNLVQKYCKEMEGMLKLKTSEVRKNLINLLYLQKKTAFYESVENLIKTKDVNKRLAAFDLILKAKNEKKDDVKTLKKYVNLVKEPTSSEIVLINEINREEKKAVNEALKYNTDYEPNFENKEFLEEKLDIKKIFTKSIDELLEIVKKLNDLYVKYENYEYKTVYGEEALLSNTFSPIFSSDRKYDYGNQKLEDYPLEEVWREFYKTEIKDFKTLYQLYLFTKERFSAKEYLNYTNEMLGFGANNLIEKIIFEQRKNNDLKHFEVNKGYYYSVGKISQIIHLLINEYKNEEKNKKYCYKFGKTVFSYVYNHLDESKILTKQGKNHWGRDDAKEMYSSIFDNNLIFREAKNNMGYYPNEKEFGEQFILKYEIYKKMYNYIQKKNGELNGELISLYEFAFAVTKGIITKDEFYIEVLNRGNVKDNIRTLCNFIYNNEDSKKNQDEQKVMEFFRTEGQKIIDYILDSEFKRGENPVEYSNTIHQIPIVKGVDNLIKILMALGNEKLERGGYYSYYYSDDSKKSNLSHLLKNSIPDKTDTSELFAKKIKGSKISQQRLIEVAMYAPRWIPLIQKYLGWKGMESACYYFHAHISDVSKNMESLFAKYTPISVEDLAVGAFDIDWFKSAYKELGKKRFEMLYEAAKYVSDGAKHSRARMFADAVQGKLKLKETETKIQDKRNKDLVASYSLIPLKKARDKDLLHRYKFLQKFLKESKQFGAQRRASEAKAFEISLENLSRNAGYSDVIRLIWSMETALINEMQKYFEPKIIDEISVFIKIDEFGQTKTVFEKNGKTLKTMPVKLKKNKYIEEIKEVNKNLKEQYRRSKKMLEEAMEDGTEFYNYEIKNLMENPVISPLLDTLVFKSENNLGYYSDGTLVTVNGEILELEESQVLKIAHALDLYNSGKWSEYQQDLFTKQIKQPFKQIFREIYIKTQDEKGKENSLRYAGHQIQPNKTVAVLKNRRWVADYEEGLQKIYYKNNIIAKIYAMADWFSPSDIEAPTLEWVCFYDRKTFKPMLIDDIPDLIFTEVMRDVDLAVSVAHVGGVDPEASHSTVEMRKAIVEFNLKLFKLKNITFTEKHAIIKGERAEYTVHLGSGVVHQRAGAEINVLPIHSQHRGRIFLPFVDEDPKTAEIMSKIILFAEDTKIKDPFILEQIK, encoded by the coding sequence GAAATAAAAAAGAAAATTAAAAATGTTAAAAATGTTAGGCTTGAAGATATTTTTCCAAAAGAAATTTATCCTGCTTTGGATGTGATGATAGGAAAGTATTTTAGGGAACTTTTTATTGAAGTTTGTGAAAAAACTGTACAAACTCCTTATACAAAAGGATATTATAGAAAAATGATACTAAGTTCAAATTATAGAGATCATTTGCGGGATATGTGGGATATTTTGACACGTTTTGTGGAATTCCATATTTTGGAATTGGATATTATGAAAATTTTGAAAAAAGAGTATGATACGAAACAGTATGGGAATATTGACGCAGAATCTTATCTTTTAGCTGAAATTAATAGAAGCAATAAAGAAGTTATTGAGTTTTTGAAAGAAATGATTTTGAGTGATAACAATACATTTGTATTAGATTATACAACTTTTAGGGCAATTTTTTCGTCAAATAATCGCGAGCTTGTAGAATTAGTTGGGAAATTACTATTGGCTGCAAAGCTTCAGGAAGGGCTACGACAGGCTATATGCGAAACGATGGATGGTGGAACTGCTGAAAACTTTGATTATATGTTTAAAATTGTTTATGATAATGATTTATTACGTTTTTCATCAGTAAAAAGAGCTTTGGCAACATGGACTGGAATTGGAGAAATGTATGCAGACAGAGTTAGCAAAAAGGAAATTGAGATTATCAATAAACTCGTGGAAAATCCGAAATATGCTGATGAGCTTTTGAAAAGTGAGGACAATGTGGAAGTTTTGCTAGGGCTTTGGCAAAAAGGAAGAGAAGATGTTTCGATGGCTGTAAAAGCGATTGAAAAACTTATAAATACTGGAAAACGCCACACTGTTTTGCTTGCTTCCTACTACCTTGATATTATTCAAAATCCAAAATTATCTCAAAAAATTGCAAAAAAAGTTATTCAGAAAAATCCCGATGATTTGGAAATTTATGCATGTTATTCAGGGAATCTTGTGGGAAATGTAAATACTTATCAAATTTTTCAGAGAATAAATAATGGAAAAGTTAAATTGACTGATTTTTTTGAAAATGAAGATGAGGCAAAAGAGTTTTTTGGAATATTTGAAAATTTAGTTAAACAAATGACAAAAGTTAGAAAGGATTTTTCGCCTTGTATTTTTCCATGGTATTCAGTTACTTTGTATAAAGTGGCAATTGCTGATAAAATGGCTATAATATCGCTATTTTTGAAAGGTGAATATATTGATAAAATTTTGGATTATGCAAAATTTCTTAATTATTATACAAAAGAGGATATTCTACAGCTTGTTGCTCAAAAATTTGAGAATGAAAATCATGCAAAATTTGTGATTGATAGTTTAAAAGACGGTGCAGTAACTAATAAAGCCTTTGAAATAGCTAAAAAACATAATTTAGTCCAAAAATATTGTAAAGAAATGGAAGGAATGCTAAAGTTAAAAACTTCAGAAGTTCGTAAAAATCTGATTAATTTACTTTATTTGCAGAAAAAGACGGCATTTTATGAAAGTGTTGAAAATCTTATAAAGACAAAGGATGTAAATAAACGACTCGCTGCATTTGACTTGATTTTGAAGGCTAAAAATGAGAAAAAAGACGATGTGAAAACATTGAAAAAGTATGTAAACCTTGTGAAAGAGCCTACTTCAAGTGAAATTGTTTTAATTAATGAAATTAATAGGGAAGAGAAAAAAGCTGTTAATGAGGCACTTAAATATAACACTGATTATGAGCCAAATTTTGAAAATAAAGAATTTTTAGAGGAAAAATTAGATATAAAAAAAATATTTACAAAGTCTATTGATGAACTTTTGGAAATTGTAAAAAAATTAAACGATTTGTATGTGAAATACGAAAATTATGAGTACAAAACTGTTTATGGAGAAGAAGCTTTGCTTTCTAATACATTTTCTCCTATTTTTTCTTCGGATAGAAAATACGATTATGGAAATCAGAAATTAGAGGATTATCCACTGGAGGAAGTATGGCGGGAATTTTACAAAACAGAAATTAAGGATTTTAAAACGCTATATCAGCTGTATTTATTCACAAAGGAAAGATTTTCAGCAAAGGAATATTTAAACTATACGAATGAAATGCTTGGATTTGGTGCAAATAACCTAATTGAAAAAATAATATTTGAGCAAAGAAAAAATAATGATTTAAAACATTTTGAGGTAAATAAAGGATATTATTATTCAGTTGGAAAAATATCTCAAATTATACATCTGCTTATAAATGAATACAAAAATGAAGAAAAAAATAAAAAATATTGTTATAAATTTGGAAAAACTGTATTTTCTTATGTTTACAATCACTTGGATGAAAGCAAGATTTTGACAAAGCAGGGGAAAAATCATTGGGGAAGAGATGACGCCAAAGAAATGTATTCAAGCATTTTTGACAATAACCTAATTTTTCGAGAGGCTAAAAATAATATGGGATATTATCCAAATGAGAAGGAATTTGGTGAGCAGTTTATCCTAAAATATGAAATTTATAAAAAAATGTACAATTATATACAAAAGAAAAATGGAGAATTAAATGGCGAACTCATTTCACTTTATGAATTTGCTTTTGCTGTAACAAAAGGAATTATTACAAAAGACGAGTTTTATATTGAAGTACTTAATCGCGGAAACGTAAAGGATAATATAAGAACTTTGTGTAATTTTATTTATAATAATGAAGATTCTAAAAAAAATCAAGATGAACAGAAAGTTATGGAATTTTTTAGAACAGAAGGGCAAAAAATAATTGACTACATTTTGGATTCAGAGTTTAAAAGAGGGGAGAATCCTGTGGAATACTCAAATACGATTCATCAGATACCGATTGTAAAAGGTGTTGACAATCTTATCAAGATTTTGATGGCACTGGGTAATGAAAAGCTGGAAAGAGGTGGTTATTATTCCTATTATTACAGTGATGATTCCAAAAAATCAAATTTGAGTCATCTTTTGAAAAACAGTATTCCTGATAAAACAGATACCAGTGAACTATTTGCTAAAAAAATAAAAGGAAGCAAAATTAGTCAACAGCGGCTTATAGAAGTGGCAATGTATGCACCACGTTGGATACCACTTATTCAGAAATATTTAGGCTGGAAAGGAATGGAAAGTGCCTGTTACTATTTTCATGCTCATATAAGTGATGTGTCTAAAAATATGGAAAGTCTATTTGCCAAATATACTCCTATTTCAGTTGAAGATTTGGCTGTGGGAGCTTTTGATATTGACTGGTTCAAGTCTGCTTATAAAGAATTGGGGAAAAAACGATTTGAGATGCTTTATGAGGCGGCAAAATATGTATCAGATGGAGCAAAGCATTCACGGGCAAGAATGTTTGCAGACGCTGTACAAGGAAAGTTAAAATTAAAGGAAACTGAAACAAAGATTCAAGACAAGAGAAATAAAGACTTGGTTGCTAGCTATTCATTAATTCCATTAAAAAAGGCTCGTGACAAAGATTTACTTCATAGGTACAAATTTTTGCAGAAATTTCTAAAAGAAAGTAAGCAGTTTGGAGCTCAGCGTCGGGCAAGCGAGGCAAAGGCTTTTGAAATATCGCTTGAAAATTTATCAAGAAATGCTGGATATTCAGATGTAATTCGTTTAATTTGGAGTATGGAAACAGCTTTAATTAATGAAATGCAAAAATATTTTGAGCCAAAAATAATTGACGAAATATCGGTGTTTATAAAAATTGATGAATTTGGACAAACTAAAACAGTTTTTGAAAAAAATGGAAAAACTTTGAAAACAATGCCAGTAAAACTAAAGAAAAATAAATATATTGAAGAAATTAAGGAAGTTAATAAAAATTTGAAGGAACAATATAGACGTTCTAAAAAAATGCTAGAAGAGGCAATGGAAGACGGTACAGAATTCTACAATTATGAAATAAAAAATCTAATGGAAAATCCTGTAATTTCACCATTGCTGGACACTCTCGTTTTCAAATCTGAAAACAATCTTGGTTACTACAGTGATGGTACTCTTGTAACTGTAAATGGAGAAATTCTTGAACTTGAAGAAAGTCAAGTGTTAAAAATTGCTCATGCTCTTGATTTGTATAACAGTGGAAAATGGAGCGAGTACCAGCAAGACCTATTCACAAAACAGATAAAACAGCCGTTTAAACAGATATTTAGAGAAATTTATATAAAAACTCAGGATGAAAAAGGCAAGGAAAATTCATTAAGATATGCTGGACATCAAATTCAGCCAAATAAAACTGTTGCTGTACTAAAAAATAGAAGATGGGTTGCTGATTATGAAGAAGGGCTGCAAAAAATTTATTATAAAAATAATATTATAGCAAAAATTTATGCAATGGCAGACTGGTTTTCTCCATCTGATATTGAAGCTCCAACACTTGAATGGGTTTGTTTTTACGACAGAAAGACCTTTAAACCGATGCTTATAGATGATATTCCTGATTTAATCTTTACAGAAGTAATGAGAGATGTGGATCTGGCTGTAAGTGTAGCTCATGTTGGCGGTGTTGATCCTGAAGCTAGTCATTCGACTGTTGAAATGAGAAAAGCTATTGTTGAGTTTAATCTTAAATTATTTAAACTTAAAAATATTACATTTACTGAAAAACATGCTATAATAAAAGGCGAACGTGCAGAATACACAGTTCATCTGGGAAGTGGAGTAGTTCATCAGAGAGCAGGAGCTGAAATAAATGTACTTCCAATACATTCTCAGCATAGAGGAAGGATATTTCTACCATTTGTTGATGAAGATCCCAAAACAGCTGAAATTATGAGTAAAATCATTTTATTTGCAGAAGACACTAAAATAAAGGATCCGTTTATTTTAGAACAAATTAAATAG
- the der gene encoding ribosome biogenesis GTPase Der produces the protein MKHTVAIVGRPNVGKSTLFNKLVGDRLSIVKDEPGVTRDRLYREIEWSGKEFILVDTGGLEPRTEDFMMGKIKQQAQVAIDEADVIIFLVDGKAGITGLDEDVATVLRRQDKKVVVAVNKIDNYLRDQENIFEFYGLGFEEVIGISGEHKTNLGDLLDAVIEKFEDKKIKQIEDGLNIAILGRPNAGKSSLVNKLLNEERSIVSDIAGTTRDSIDSSLRYNGETYTLIDTAGIRRKSKVEDDIEYYSILRAMKAIKRADVCVLMLDATELLTDQDKRIAGMIYEERKPIIIAVNKWDLIEKNNNSVKEFTELVKADLAFLDYAPIVTISALTGKRTLNILEQAKFINEEYHKKITTGLLNQILAEMIAQNPVPTRKGRAVKINYATQVSQAPPKFVFFANNPELIHFSYQRYIENKLREYFGFEGCPIDIVFNRKSEKSFG, from the coding sequence ATGAAACACACTGTAGCAATTGTTGGCAGACCTAATGTGGGAAAATCAACGTTATTTAATAAGTTGGTGGGAGATAGGCTATCCATCGTAAAAGATGAGCCTGGAGTTACAAGAGACAGGCTATATCGTGAAATAGAATGGTCAGGAAAGGAATTTATTCTGGTGGATACTGGAGGTCTTGAGCCTAGGACAGAAGATTTTATGATGGGGAAAATTAAGCAGCAGGCACAAGTTGCAATTGACGAGGCGGATGTGATTATATTTCTGGTAGATGGAAAAGCTGGAATTACTGGACTTGACGAAGATGTGGCAACAGTACTTAGAAGACAGGATAAGAAAGTTGTTGTCGCTGTAAACAAAATTGACAATTATCTGCGTGATCAGGAAAATATTTTTGAGTTTTATGGATTAGGATTTGAGGAAGTTATCGGAATTTCTGGGGAACATAAGACAAATTTGGGAGATTTACTGGACGCAGTAATTGAAAAGTTTGAAGATAAAAAAATAAAACAAATTGAAGATGGACTTAATATTGCGATTCTTGGTAGACCAAATGCTGGTAAATCTTCGCTTGTAAATAAACTTTTGAATGAAGAACGTTCGATTGTAAGTGATATTGCGGGAACTACAAGAGATTCAATTGATTCAAGCCTTAGATACAATGGAGAAACTTATACTTTAATTGATACAGCTGGAATTCGTAGAAAATCCAAAGTGGAAGATGATATCGAATATTACAGCATACTTCGGGCAATGAAAGCGATAAAAAGGGCTGATGTCTGTGTGCTGATGCTTGATGCGACAGAGCTTTTGACAGATCAGGACAAAAGAATTGCAGGAATGATTTATGAGGAGAGAAAGCCCATTATTATTGCAGTTAATAAATGGGATTTGATTGAAAAAAATAACAATAGTGTGAAAGAGTTTACTGAGCTTGTAAAAGCTGACTTGGCATTTCTGGATTATGCGCCAATTGTTACAATTTCAGCATTGACAGGGAAAAGAACATTAAATATTCTGGAGCAAGCTAAATTTATTAACGAAGAATATCACAAAAAAATAACAACAGGATTGTTAAATCAGATCTTAGCTGAAATGATAGCACAGAATCCAGTGCCTACAAGAAAAGGAAGAGCTGTAAAAATAAATTATGCTACACAGGTAAGTCAGGCACCACCAAAATTCGTATTTTTTGCAAACAATCCAGAACTTATACATTTTTCTTATCAAAGATACATTGAAAATAAATTAAGGGAATATTTCGGATTTGAAGGATGTCCGATTGATATTGTATTTAATAGGAAAAGTGAAAAATCATTTGGATAA